The DNA sequence ATAAATCAGAAACTGTGTATCCCTAGGAAGCAAAGAGGAAAAATTTGTACCTGTAGGGCGAGATATTACTGGATGGTCAGGTGTATTTGAGAAAACAAATGTATCATTTGTTCCCTGTTCAAAACACCAGCATGAATACATTTATAAAAGGAAATAATTGCTAGATGGATTCATAACGATGTATTTGCTTCAGCAGGACCTGATACTTCTTGTTGGTTGGTCTTAGAGGTGCCTCCACCAAGCCACCAAAAACTGCACCTTTACGGTCTCCAACAACCTGAAAGTGTATATTCAGGACCGTATGCAATTGTATGAACTAAAGAACCACAGGGTCTAAGAGAATTTTTGAAAGAGTTAATGACAATGTTTCAAACAAATAATCAAGGCAATTCTTTAATATACTTTACCAAATAATTGGCTCAAAGAACTTGATAAATGTTTGTTTTGTGCCAAATCCTATTACATTATATTTTATACAGTAATAGACAATAGATAATTCTGTTGGAAGAGTTGATTGgaaatattttcaaaatgacTGATGCTAACAGTTTCTGAGCTATTACCAGCAAACTGAGGCCAGGCCAAAGCATACTTCTTCTGTATAGAGTTGAAAGTGATATGCCATGCCTCCATGTactgcaaaacaagcagaacTATTGGTGCCATTGTACAATAATTGGTTTGTTATGATAAAGACTAAAACTTTTGCTCTTATCTCCCAACTCTGATGACGATAACAGTGAGTAGAGAAATGCAGTAAATGAAGTAGTGTCAGGCCCATCAACTGGATTAGCTGGACTCTCTTCACTCATTGTTCCATTTTGACTTCCTCCGGACCCATCCACATCTTCCTGCTGACACAAGAATTACACAGTCACAGACTCCGTTCTAACAAGAGTTTCACAGACACAGTCCAAACAAAACTACTTCATCTATACAGCTATGCAAACTCAAAATCTCATGTTTTTACAATAAGTAACAAAATGCCTCCATCATGTATTATAAACTGTACCCAACTTCTCATGGgcaaaatttcatcaaaaaattCCTGACAAATAGTATTGATTTTCAGCTATTTATAAACAAATTGAAGAACTGGGTGTTGCACCCACAGCTCAAGAACCTAGAAAAGCCCTAATTTTTGGCACATCAGAGAACAGACTTTTGGCACCCAATAAAGAACCCTTAAAACCCAGAAAGGGTTTCGAGTAAAGAAAGATAGAGAGCTTACAGGAAGAGGAGAAAGGAGAGGGTTTGGAGTGTTTGTTAGAAATGGGGTTGAGCAATCCAGTAGTGATATCAGTCACAAAGTGGGCCGCTTTGCTGCGAAGATTCCTTGGCCTACCCATGTCTCTGATTTTGACGCCCTGCTCAGCTACATATCACTGGTCAGAATCAATTCCAACCACTCACTCATCGCATCGATTTTCACTCTTGTATTTAGGTCTGGTTTAGAAAGATGGGTCTGAGATTTTGTACATGATATTCCAACATGAGAAAAATGTACCATCAGTGCCTCAAttcttgtgcaccggccaagTTGATACCCATACTCTCAattgtatcaatgtgatacctgaacttatatTTTGCTATCAATGAAGTACTTCCGTCAAATTTCTCAAACGGGAACATTAAAAAAGTCACGTGCCAATCACATTTGCCCAAAAAAAGGGCAAATACGTCTTTTTGTCCAAATGcagcccaatttttttttttacacaatttctctctcctcctcttcttcttctttttcttcttcttcttcctcctcctcctctgtttAGTCATTCAGTAGACGAAAGCCTCTGCTTCCCCATCATGGCCGCCGCCGCCGTAAGCGACGAATTGGGCTTTTTGGGCCGtggctccttctccttctccttcttctccaccttcttcctcctcctgggCCTCATATCGCCGTCTGATTCATCCGACGACGTCGGAAGCCCGCTGTGGGTCCAGTCCTCTTCCTCGCCGTCGTTGCAGTACCCTAGGTCGTTGTCGTCCTGGATGAATTCCCCGAACTCCTCGTGGCGCTTGGCGATGATCGCGTCGTACTCGTCCTTGTCGACCGTGTAGTAGATCGGCTTCTCCATCTTGATCTGGAACCGGTCCTCGGCTTTTTCGGCTGGTACAGGTTGCCAGTATGTCGCCGCCTCCGCCCCACCAGAGCCTCAAGTTCACCGCCAAGTCGCTGTAAGTGATTTCTGGGCAAGTATTGATTAATGGGTTTTTGATCTAGCTCCTaaggaaagaaagcataaagGTTGAGTCTATGTGTTAACATAtggtgttttgattttgaatgatGTCAAATACCAATTGATTGGATAATATATTGTTTtccagatttggttttggtttgttatCGAATTTCAATTTTGGTCAAGACTTGCAAGTGGAATTGCTACAATTTAATTTGAAGCTCTGAGATTTTTGGGATAGTGGAGCACCTGCATCTGTTTGCGTCTGGTTGACAATGACAATGCATTCATACCATCTGTATTCTGGGCccttttctttatcttcttcaacATCACTTTCCCTCATTAATTTGCTTCGTACCCTGTTGAAGGTTTGTGTAcaatttgttgggttttggttgtgattTGAGAACTGGGTTTTGGCAATTTGTTGAGTTTTGGTTGTGATTAGATCGAGAACTGGGTTTTGGTTTAATGGAGCATTGCTTTAGTaaagtttggaactttggattGAGCTGAAATCGAAATCGCATTGAACATTTTTGTATGCTTAAACTTAGAGCTGAGGTAgtggaggtcggagaggaaggcGGTTCTGGAAAATGACGACGGAGGGAATGGTGGTCATCCCCTATGGAAAATGGCGGGAAATCAAGGTGTGGTAGAGTCTAGGGTCATTTAAGTCATTTCATGGCATTTTTGGGTTCCACATGTTTGCCACGTCAGACATTTGACGGAGCCGTTAGTGAAATGTGACGGAAGTACCTCGTTGATAGCAAAATAtgggttcaggtatcacattgatacaatTGAGAGTCCGGGTATCAActtggccggtgcacaagagttgaggcactgatggtgcatttttctcttccAACATCGTTTTGGTACATAATTCTGGACCACGCGGGGCGTAACGTACGCCTTAAACTATCCTTAACGGAACGACAAAAATGATCATTTCCATTTACAGGAGGGTAAACGACAAAAGTGGGTAAAGAAAAAATTTACCTACGGCGACCTCCCTCTCACGTGCCCGAAAGCGGATCCATCTCTCTAGCCTCTTCAATATTTTCTGAACAACCACTTAATACTTGAGCATGACAATGAACTCAAAAAGTTTCAAGCCCAATGCAGATATTAGCTGTTCAAAAGAAACGAAGAAGAAAATCCAAAGAGAAAGCGCAAATTGAGATCGTCTTTGATTAAGAATATATGTGTTATATAAGTCCAATCGAATTTTATGGGTGTACAGATGGACGGGTTGAATTGAGATTATGATTCTGGATGAGATCAAACAAATATTCTCCATCTACACTCTGCGACTACTACACAAACCAATTTTGATATGCTTTTTTCAATCTCTGTTTCTGCAACTGAAAATCATAATTCAGAAGACAAAAAATTGATCGAGCTATTCAAGTTTCCCGATAAGGATCAGAGTCATCAGACTCAAAGAAACACGAAGCATACAACAAGAAACCACGAAACCGAAAGaatcattttgtttttgaacttttattttgatttgaagAAGGATGAGATCTACCCTTGCATGTTTACAAATTTGAAGAACTAGGGTCTGTTAATTTGGTTAGAACCAAAATCCCATATTtgattttgaaaagaaaaaaaaccagaagGATGAGATCGAAGAAGACAACAAGAAGAGCTTGGCTATCAGATTTTTGATGAAGTTCTAATTGTAGCTGCCCCGACATGCTTGATGACCTTAGTGGCACTTCTCGACCGCGTGCAATCTggttcttttcttcttgtttctggGCGTTATGCCTCCTTtacaccaaaaaagaagaagaagacaccaCTTACAGCTTTGTTTAATGAAGCAACTGAAAACAACATTGACAATTCTGCAGTGGGTGGTGCCTTGGCTTAATGCACCTAGCAATGGAGGTGGCAAACTGGGATTGAGCCACCTTATCCTCTTTTGCTGTTTAtatcttttatttcatttattttttattttttgttttgctcattccttttgttgtttctgtcttttattttttgtggttttttgttctaatttttttttgaaggggtttTTTGTTctaatctttattaattaagccaattctcaggttgaatggttaaatttttaaagTACCTGTAATGCCCCCGGTTTATTAAAACTCCACATATATGTAAATACTGTACGAAGGCTATGATGGTAATCTGGAAAATAAAAGGCAAACAAAAAGTAAGGCAAAAGGATTCTGTGGCAGAAAGAAGAAatcttattaattaagccaattctcaggttgaatggttaaatttttgaagtactTGTAATGCCCCCGGTTTAGTAAAACTCCACATATATGTAAATACTGTACAAAGGCTATGATGGTAATATGGAAAATAAAAGGCAAACAAAAAGTAAGGCAAAAGGATTCTGCGGCAGAAAGAagaaattagaaagaaaaaaaaacacagttgCACACGATCTCCAGATTAGAGGAGGACTGCCCGGGCACGATTTCAACACAGACGGAGGCTCAGGATAACGTGGGAATTGATATGAGTACAAATGCATTATGCAAATGGAATTGCCCGGGCACGATCTGCATCAGTACTCATTCCGCTT is a window from the Rosa chinensis cultivar Old Blush chromosome 2, RchiOBHm-V2, whole genome shotgun sequence genome containing:
- the LOC112185754 gene encoding LOW QUALITY PROTEIN: TLD domain-containing protein 2-like (The sequence of the model RefSeq protein was modified relative to this genomic sequence to represent the inferred CDS: inserted 2 bases in 1 codon), with the translated sequence MSEESPANPVDGPDTTSFTAFLYSLLSSSDTWRHGISLSTLYRRSMLWPGLSLLVVGDRKGAVFGGLVEAPLRPTNKKYQGTNDTFVFSNTPDHPVISRPTGANRYFTLCATDFLAIGXGGHFALYLNSDLLSGSSSVSETYGNPCLANSEDFDVKEVELWGFVYATKYEEVLAQSRMESPGICR